Proteins encoded in a region of the Anopheles aquasalis chromosome 2, idAnoAquaMG_Q_19, whole genome shotgun sequence genome:
- the LOC126569188 gene encoding huntingtin translates to MEKLNPFGSLQRSIEILKTTECSAKEKVVQFGQISESIIAVHQGAALATSPVYYGHLTGALGMFLLFCEEPDSSVRMAAEENLSRIVRHCETNGNIVRIQRDLYHEIKKNGHERSLRIALSLFAHYCGSIRPRKARTYAQNLLPCIYSISKRREPALQEGLCAFTESFCTQLEGYLTDGEVLKMTELFLEDLASECATKRRCAAKNTLSFVKGSRNPEFYANNAFNRCIEQLLKCGQPVHQQPNTVLGVMGCFRGILPIVLQSCRVEKAIETYDLCLHFLREGSHTTINATLEVLLVILNHVQPAVRKVLRSEQGDHRKMLLKRKTLKNSIFKINISESLLSSRKSSTDARSDQLLRPGSLPLTSTPTKFPVPTDDRSLASASDIELDSLKSMELDSESRLAPALQLDQSVSAGGSPCIAPAPAPDTLSLRSQKSTDSIGSFLNTLLQTNSNAAESVTKFFRKTLDKPFADDGEEDRLSMDSMASSHISSNAETVRADLDVTLEIDLDTEPPTVATVVPNTSTPTPSRDTLEVPLDVSQSVIDDGAADDTRRELFIGAIYDQNLLEFTARLLCSRFLLAGYRHQLIADSVVRVSVKSLSLQIVAACVRLKPELLCLPLEKDALREEFAVVEILNLEDAINELSEEATACADQKLECEPTPLTPKPESDLLEMKEDHFGECTSTTYFEYFSPMSLSLDQGLKSKLKSIEENFQSIGNNEKLSRDLDAILSQSEPDTGATGPARKRELLVVPKVITTIRNEGHSVREGDKISVTAVSVSDRKELEDEPQQSMADVLLFYDNADPTLRGNVQTIVGHYLRAAIDATGSYREFMHTKVPPALQSFLSEYKLLQIVLTGLCDEIHTVINQSLASVEQFFNAFMLSQDAIDVESTKATLPKGTGNVLLDDRFEPGASHQSIVSVRSILNQLTTMTNTKYWLVQCKLYDVIVQLDFQCIEALGLLGCYIRDQFLDQLLAGLGDSDVRVRNHAADRILQMLDAYQGDQWSLGSSQTAAEEFVNEYILSTFAQPFDRRQYPRTKRSLQEGKSNSIVRMVMYKISNQLLRISDKHLQSGILHFLWLFISKYNPLLYVDLWNEYNLLNVLLSLLLEMSGMTVLDVTLHTHLLQICSHLTIVVFSSRSTSTATDGDTLNKFIIHLLKVLNIYHHLFTNMAPIVINRMQKADLFMNSKELQQINCFGYFGGEPVYMKLYHQVRSSLESYRITINADAGTKLFDCLRASIKALWTLLEMKSISTMTNGMKFVEEVLRYLHSFIAFEPEHCVRCTRFLLKFIFQSNFVNRSAEISFFQRATEISEGSEVISKEFYARYYDFCKPKHKSASLEIGAYVKLFEPLVIACLKMFGRVQSSVQADILEMLCQLLDFNINYQLLDASSIFVETILKHVEYIERGTVDDAEHLMRQVVRFLFKLSALNRDKPMVTVPKIINICDNLLANHLIRQTAIASVKALSHEVFLVRSFNGSATSSKGFELTECCTQKEVVMNMLIKFPEELEVYHILPMILYSERWYDLETGQDASCEPDVLAALLQALDSGKLVVENERAYANLAQLMGCLSANLLLESKTMLRFIEILYSTMSNDSLTAQQRVIHAELIVRSVFLRTEECFLLHHVELYHCKAHETGHSGDRSNELVQKATQSLVDLLIRYLRECFTRIEELQLMQHSTVEELKFAENTVRRYIQALSRMKTFSSISRVLVEQIPLELICWRRLSPCIAKPLTELLVNHGYDSEVVLTLLRNATYNVRNDRLVTLMMEVLLENNPNESKWSRSDVLALLKSESRLLLQDFLTFLLCQITKDEFCKHIVMAIAPNMRDKISSAEFKLLEKSPLSTLQLMSNRLGDLLGAVNIVTSRKAALILGHKLDALLQLSSDSDRETVTAILPESNYSYLLSQLSADKRRKFPKLFKSVLELLRHYDRSELPPIDMQCSVSPSSIDVEALTHETIDDAWYLRQVTYHCTTRSYTKPRHISALIHEIKSESKLINLLSTDALNVRLLRDVLSVAFDNMFRTFCTDCVQYNPHLNYLKVHPMLKVALIVLMRKLKECGNEVTVQHEHCAEVIICFLEYLKRLEHLCLFYVEGKFIDRFMKEHLLKANFFESILTFGSVCARTVLLEPPANITRIELYLSCINAILHQRALWNELNQNDRYRGDAVLYMNTIYTILERSLHDSQFPQRHRHPEVFDPFVARGDGAVDVYLKAIFLAELFTDRATMDKQLSLGPDMLNVIQSIGIALLKLDRFYLYALTPTELYASYGSLEQLVNGDPKLPKVPIEHLYDIELLELFLKRVNLVGYASRQQFEELLMCLMVLINRTEDDALLVSLQEQREIKNVCLHAVMALLVSCYRYPWIGFSGGKYHHSTRNPTIACNRIGLKKLHNIQLLIPLSNVFYQPNLERRLMITVMDDLHSTGDSSVGTMRFDRNQLALKHFWEIIERSNETDGRSTAASLSVRNWQYFVEKINIDVNSSMQLIYGVLEQLLEGDPSLVLPHLLSFCEIIDNREQIRWLNTLLLKLQERIPMEDTLSQQHIIYLLCRLSALLVPSMAELTHLCTIIPSYLKSTQLYIRNATLQGLISLLECLVQTNSSIGSLNDELQLVRNITVNYIIKHGIIEESSGAFSDLHAKLVWTLNFYLIEHTSRFVPDCNLLSNSIISANNILKRTTNLDIYLCILNGLERLVIRGAVPRMLHDKIEKLAIDLVKIDNEMFSLSALKLLVTCIYTSCNEQLESTERCNGIVQDEPDIIVQQIEKIEILFAKIRSTTPQGAKVFGDVLCQLIRDLLPPNEIITKVFKELMMNQPNPDIIATVTFQLFRSAIDASYLALLQEWLLCSLPNFLAFPQVNKSVWCLTVIFLSASLNQHLIKLLPEVLSLPSYQQLNEREINNFILSAKDFYSRLEPNSSQRSKFKEMFQQHESFVFQSLVRCL, encoded by the exons ATGGAGAAGCTGAAcccgttcggttcgcttcaACGATCCATCGAGATCCTGAAGACGACGGAGTGCAGTGCAAAGGAAAAGGTGGTGCAGTTTGGGCAAATCAGCGAGAGCATCATCGCCGTTCATCAAGGAGCGGCCCTCGCCACATCCCCCGTTTACTACGGCCACCTTACCGGGGCGCTCGGaatgtttttgctgttttgtgagGAACCTGACTCGAGCGTGCGGATGGCAGCGGAGGAAAACTTGTCCCGGATTGTGCGCCACTGCGAGACTAACGGCAACATTGTCCGCATCCAGCGCGACCTCTACCACGAGATCAAAAAGAACGGCCACGAGCGCTCGCTGCGGATCGCACTGTCCCTGTTTGCGCACTACTGTGGTTCCATCCGGCCACGCAAGGCTCGAACCTACGCACAAAACCTGCTTCCCTGCATCTACTCCATCTCCAAGCGCCGCGAACCAGCTTTGCAGGAGGGTTTGTGCGCCTTTACCGAGTCCTTCTGCACCCAGCTGGAAGGCTACCTGACGGACGGAGAAGTGCTGAAGATGACTGAGTTGTTTCTGGAAGATCTCGCCTCCGAGTGTGCCACCAAGCGGCGCTGTGCAGCGAAAAATACGCTCAGCTTCGTGAAAGGTTCGCGCAATCCGGAATTTTACGCCAACAACGCGTTCAATCGATGCATCGAACAGCTGCTCAAGTGCGGCCAACCGGTGCACCAACAACCCAACACCGTGCTCGGAGTTATGGGCTGCTTCCGGGGAATCTTGCCGATTGTGCTGCAAAGCTGTCGCGTGGAAAAAGCGATCGAAACGTACGATCTCTGCCTGCACTTTCTGCGCGAAGGAAGTCATACCACCATCAACGCGACGTTAGAAGTGCTGCTGGTTATCTTAAATCACGTCCAGCCGGCTGTGCGAAAGGTGCTGCGATCGGAGCAGGGCGATCACCGAAAGATGCTACTGAAGCGCAAAACGCTGAAAAATTCCATCTTCAAGATCAATATCAGTGAGAGCTTACTCTCGTCAAGGAAGTCTAGCACCGATGCTCGGTCAGATCAACTACTCCGTCCGGGGTCACTTCCTCTCACCTCTACTCCAACGAAATTTCCCGTTCCCACTGACGACCGTTCGTTGGCATCTGCATCGGATATTGAGCTAGATTCGCTAAAAAGCATGGAACTCGATTCCGAAAGTCGACTAGCCCCAGCACTACAGCTCGATCAGTCGGTTAGCGCCGGAGGTTCACCGTGCATAGCGCCAGCACCCGCCCCGGACACACTGTCACTCCGGAGCCAAAAATCTACGGATTCTATTGGATCGTTTCTAAACACACTTCTCCAGACTAACTCGAATGCGGCCGAATCGGTGACCAAGTTCTTTCGCAAAACGCTCGATAAACCATTTGCAGATGATGGGGAAGAAGACCGACTCTCGATGGACTCGATGGCCAGCAGTCACATATCGTCCAACGCGGAAACGGTGCGTGCGGATTTGGATGTAACGTTGGAAATAGATCTCGATACCGAACCACCAACAGTGGCCACGGTAGTTCCCAATACCAGCACACCGACACCATCCCGTGATACGCTGGAAGTCCCACTGGATGTTTCACAATCCGTTATCGACGATGGAGCAGCGGATGACACCAGGAGAGAGCTGTTCATCGGCGCCATCTACGATCAGAATTTGCTGGAGTTTACTGCCCGCTTGCTTTGTTCACGATTTCTGTTGGCCGGCTACCGGCACCAGCTTATCGCTGACTCGGTAGTGCGCGTGTCAGTGAAGAGTTTATCACTGCAAATCGTTGCCGCTTGCGTCCGCCTGAAGCCGGAACTGCTTTGTTTGCCACTGGAGAAGGATGCACTACGGGAGGAATTCGCGGTGGTTGAGATACTAAACCTGGAAGATGCTATCAATGAGCTCTCCGAAGAGGCTACTGCGTGTGCAGATCAAAAGCTAGAGTGTGAACCAACACCACTTACACCAAAACCGGAGTCCGACCTGCTGGAAATGAAAGAGGATCACTTTGGAGAATGTACCAGCACGACATACTTTGAATACTTCTCGCCAATGTCACTTAGCTTAGATCAGGGTTTAAAATCGAAACtcaaatcaatcgaagaaaacttCCAATCGATTGGAAACAATGAGAAGCTAAGCCGTGATCTCGATGCCATTCTCTCACAATCGGAGCCAGATACCGGGGCAACCGGTCCGGCACGCAAACGGGAACTGCTAGTGGTTCCGAAAGTCATTACCACCATCCGGAACGAAGGTCACAGCGTGCGGGAAGGCGACAAGATCAGCGTAACGGCAGTCAGTGTCTCCGATCGCAAAGAGCTCGAAGACGAACCACAGCAATCCATGGCCGATGTGCTACTCTTCTACGATAATGCCGATCCAACGCTTCGCGGAAATGTACAAACGATCGTAGGACATTACTTACGGGCGGCTATCGATGCCACCGGAAGCTATCGAGAGTTCATGCACACCAAAGTGCCGCCAGCCTTGCAAAGCTTTCTGTCGGAATATAAACTGTTGCAGATTGTATTGACG GGTTTGTGCGATGAAATACACACCGTTATCAACCAATCGCTTGCGTCGGTTGAGCAGTTTTTCAATGCTTTCATGCTGAGTCAGGATGCAATAGATGTGGAGTCAACAAAAGCTACATTACCCAAAGGGACTGGAAACGTCTTGCTTGACGATCGATTTGAGCCTGGTGCATCGCATCAGTCGATCGTCTCCGTACGTAGCATTCTTAATCAGCTAACAACGATGACCAACACGAAATATTGGCTGGTTCAGTGCAAACTGTATGATGTTATTGTGCAACTGGACTTCCAATGCATTGAAGCGCTCGGTCTGCTGGGATGCTATATACGCGATCAGTTCCTCGATCAACTACTCGCTGGACTGGGCGATAGTGATGTTCGTGTGCGGAACCATGCAGCCGATCGGATATTGCAAATGCTGGATGCGTACCAAGGAGATCAATGGTCACTCGGCTCGAGCCAAACTGCTGCAGAAGAGTTCGTCAACGAGTACATCCTAAGCACTTTCGCGCAGCCTTTCGATCGCAGACAGTACCCGCGTACTAAGCGTTCGCTTCAAGAAGGCAAATCCAACTCAATCGTAAGGATGGTTATGTACAAGATTAGCAATCAATTGCTAAGAATCAGTGACAAACATTTGCAG TCAGGTATCTTACACTTCCTGTGGCTGTTCATATCGAAGTACAACCCATTGCTATACGTTGATCTGTGGAACGAATATAATCTGTTGAATGTATTACTAAGCTTGCTGTTGGAAATGAGCGGAATGACCGTGCTTGATGTTACGCTCCATACACATCTTCTCCAAATCTGCTCGCATCTAACGATTG TCGTGTTTTCGTCGCGTTCGACATCTACTGCTACCGACGGTGATACGCTGAATAAGTTCATCATCCATCTTCTGAAGGTGCTCAACATCTATCACCATCTTTTCACGAACATGGCTCCAATAGTCATTAATCGAATGCAGAAGGCTGATCTCTTCATGAACTCGAAGGAGTTGCAGCAAATCAACTGCTTCGGTTACTTTGGCGGTGAACCCGTGTACATGAAGCTTTACCATCAAGTGCGCAGTTCGCTGGAAAGCTACCGGATAACGATCAATGCGGATGCGGGTACAAAGCTGTTTGACTGCTTACGAGCGTCAATCAAAGCATTGTGGACCCTGCTGGAGATGAAGTCCATCTCGACTATGACCAACGGTATGAAGTTCGTGGAGGAAGTACTACGATATCTACACTCTTTTATAGCTTTCGAACCGGAACACTGTGTACGCTGCACTCGGTTTTTGCTCAAGTTTATCTTTCAATCCAATTTCGTCAACCGTTCGGCGGAGATTTCCTTCTTCCAGCGTGCAACGGAGATATCCGAAGGATCGGAGGTGATTTCCAAAGAATTCTACGCTCGATACTACGATTTTTGTAAACCGAAACACAAATCCGCATCGCTGGAGATTGGTGCATACGTAAAGCTTTTCGAACCGCTCGTCATTGCTTGCCTAAAGATGTTCGGTAGAGTGCAATCGTCGGTGCAGGCCGATATTCTTGAGATGTTGTGCCAGCTCCTGGACTTCAACATCAACTATCAACTGCTGGAtgcgagcagcatcttcgtGGAAACGATCCTGAAGCACGTGGAGTACATCGAGCGTGGCACAGTGGATGATGCGGAGCACCTGATGCGCCAGGTGGTGCGATTTCTCTTCAAGCTGAGTGCCTTAAACCGCGACAAACCAATGGTCACTGTACCAAAGATCATCAACATTTGCGATAATCTGCTTGCGAATCATTTGATCCGGCAGACCGCCATTGCTTCCGTGAAGGCCCTTTCGCACGAAGTGTTTCTCGTGCGCTCTTTCAACGGCAGCGCTACAAGCTCGAAAGGATTTGAATTAACCGAATGTTGCACGCagaaggaggtggtgatgAACATGCTGATCAAGTTTCCGGAAGAACTGGAGGTCTATCATATTCTGCCTATGATCCTGTACAGCGAACGATGGTACGATCTCGAGACGGGCCAGGATGCAAGCTGCGAACCAGACGTCTTGGCAGCCCTATTGCAAGCCTTGGATAGTGGCAAACTTGTGGTGGAAAATGAGCGCGCTTACGCAAACTTAGCTCAGCTGATGGGCTGTTTGAGTGCAAACCTGCTGttagaaagcaaaacaatgctTCGCTTCATCGAGATCCTCTACAGCACCATGAGCAATGACTCATTGACTGCTCAGCAGCGTGTTATCCACGCGGAGCTTATCGTACGATCCGTGTTTTTGCGCACCGAAgagtgttttcttttgcatcACGTTGAATTGTACCACTGTAAAGCACATGAAACTGGGCACAGCGGCGATCGTTCGAACGAGCTTGTTCAAAAAGCCACACAAAGTTTGGTGGACCTACTAATTCGCTATCTGCGGGAATGTTTCACTAGAATCGAAGAACTTCAACTCATGCAGCACTCAACGGTGGAGGAATTGAAATTTGCAGAAAATACAGTGCGACGGTACATCCAGGCATTGTCGAGGATGAAAACATTCAGCAGTATTAGTCGCGTTTTAGTCGAACAGATTCCACTGGAGTTGATTTGCTGGCGTAGATTGTCACCATGCATCGCTAAGCCGCTTACGGAACTGTTGGTCAATCATGGCTATGACTCGGAAGTGGTACTGACACTGCTACGGAATGCCACATATAACGTTCGGAATGACAGATTGGTTACCTTAATGATGGAAGTGCTGCTAGAGAACAACCCCAACGAATCCAAATGGAGCCGAAGCGATGTATTGGCCCTTCTGAAGAGTGAATCACGTTTACTTCTGCAAGATTTTCTCACGTTTCTCTTGTGTCAAATAACAAAGGATGAATTCTGCAAACACATTGTGATGGCCATTGCACCGAATATGAGAGATAAGATAAGTAGTGCAGAGTTCAAACTACTGGAAAAATCACCGCTGAGCACACTTCAACTTATGTCGAATCGATTGGGAGATCTACTTGGCGCAGTCAATATTGTGACTTCACGTAAGGCTGCCCTCATATTAGGCCACAAGCTGGACGCTTTGCTACAGCTCAGCAGTGATTCTGATAGGGAAACAGTGACCGCAATTCTTCCCGAGAGCAACTATAGCTATCTGCTATCGCAACTGTCTGCCGACAAACGTCGAAAATTTCCTAAACTGTTTAAATCCGTGCTTGAGCTGTTGCGACATTACGACCGTTCGGAGCTCCCACCAATCGATATGCAATGCAGTGTTAGTCCGTCATCAATCGATGTCGAAGCACTAACGcacgaaacgatcgatgatgCATGGTACCTTCGGCAGGTTACTTATCATTGCACTACAAGATCCTACACCAAGCCTCGCCACATCTCCGCTCTTATCCATGAAATTAAATCCGAAAGTAAATTGATCAACCTGCTCTCTACAGATGCACTGAACGTGCGTCTACTACGTGACGTCCTTTCGGTTGCCTTCGATAATATGTTCCGCACTTTCTGCACCGACTGTGTGCAGTACAATCCTCATTTGAACTATCTGAAAGTACACCCGATGTTGAAAGTGGCACTGATTGTATTGATGCGCAAGCTGAAAGAGTGCGGCAACGAAGTGACGGTGCAGCACGAGCATTGTGCCGAAGTCATCATCTGCTTTTTGGAATACTTGAAGCGCCTCGAACATCTCTGTCTGTTCTACGTCGAGGGCAAGTTTATTGATCGCTTCATGAAGGAACATCTGCTTAAAGCCAACTTTTTCGAATCAATACTAACCTTCGGTAGCGTTTGTGCACGCACTGTACTACTCGAGCCCCCGGCGAACATCACACGCATTGAACTTTATCTAAGCTGTATCAACGCAATCTTACATCAACGCGCTCTGTGGAATGAGCTGAATCAAAATGACCGGTACAGGGGTGACGCGGTGCTGTACATGAATACCATTTACACCATTCTCGAACGATCGCTACACGATAGTCAATTTCCTCAACGTCACCGTCATCCGGAAGTATTTGATCCTTTTGTAGCGCGCGGAGATGGTGCTGTCGACGTGTATTTGAAGGCAATTTTTCTAGCAGAACTCTTTACTGACCGTGCAACAATGGACAAACAGCTTTCGCTTGGACCAGATATGCTTAATGTGATCCAATCGATTGGCATTGCTTTGCTAAAACTCGATCGATTCTATCTTTACGCATTGACACCAACTGAGCTGTACGCAAGTTATGGATCGCTGGAACAACTGGTGAACGGCGATCCAAAGCTACCGAAGGTTCCGATAGAGCATTTGTATGACATCGAACTGTTGGAACTGTTTTTAAAAAG GGTCAACCTAGTGGGATATGCATCGAGGCAGCAGTTCGAGGAGCTGCTCATGTGTTTGATGGTGTTGATCAACCGTACGGAAGACGATGCGCTATTGGTTAGCTTGCAGGAACAGCGCGAAATCAAGAATGTGTGTCTGCATGCAGtgatggcgctgctggtgtccTGCTACCGCTATCCGTGGATTGGTTTCAGCGGAGGCAAATATCATCATTCCACGCGTAATCCTACAATCGCTTGTAATAGAATAGG GTTAAAGAAACTGCACAACATCCAGCTACTAATTCCACTGAGCAACGTTTTTTATCAGCCGAATCTGGAGCGTCGCCTAATGATCACTGTAATGGATGATCTGCATTCAACCGGGGACAGCAGTGTCGGCACGATGCGCTTCGATCGCAACCAGTTGGCACTGAAACACTTCTGGGAGatcatcgaacgatcgaacgaaactGACGGCAGATCAACGGCGGCATCGCTGTCGGTTCGCAATTGGCAgtattttgtggaaaaaatCAACATTGACGTCAATAGCTCCATGCAGCTTATCTACGGTGTGCTGGAACAACTACTCGAAGGTGACCCATCCCTGGTGTTGCCACATTTGCTATCGTTTTGTGAGATCATTGATAATCGAGAGCAGATACGATGGCTGAATacgttgctgctgaagctaCAAGAACGCATTCCGATGGAGGATACACTGTCGCAGCAG CATATTATCTATCTGCTGTGTCGTTTGAGCGCATTACTAGTACCCTCCATGGCGGAGCTGACGCATCTTTGCACAATCATTCCTTCTTACTTGAAAAGCACGCAACTGTACATCCGGAATGCAACTCTACAGGGGTTGATCAGTTTGTTGGAGTGTCTAGTGCAAACCAACTCCTCCATCGGCTCACTAAACGACGAACTTCAACTGGTGCGCAACATTACCGTGAACTACATTATCAAGCACGGTATTATCGAGGAAAGTTCGGGCGCCTTCAGCGATCTACACGCGAAGCTTGTCTGGACACTGAACTTCTACCTGATCGAGCATACATCCCGCTTCGTTCCCGATTGTAACCTGCTTTCCAATAGTATCATTTCGGCCAACAACATTCTCAAACGGACGACCAATTTGGACATTTATCTGTGCATTTTAAAC GGATTGGAACGACTAGTCATCAGGGGCGCGGTTCCTCGCATGCTACACGACAAGATAGAGAAGCTGGCGATCGATCTCGTAAAGATAGACAATGAAATGTTTTCGCTCTCTGCCTTGAAGCTGCTAGTAACCTGCATCTACACTAGCTGCAACGAGCAGCTGGAAAGTACGGAACGGTGCAACGGCATCGTTCAGGACGAACCGGACATTATAGTGCAGCAGATTGAAAAGATTGAGATACTGTTCGCCAAAATTCGTAGCACAACGCCGCAGGGTGCCAAGGTGTTTGGAGATGTACTCTGCCAGCTGATCCGTGACCTGCTCCCACCGAACGAGATCATCACGAAAGTGTTCAAGGAGCTAATGATGAACCAACCGAACCCGGACATTATCGCCACCGTCACTTTCCagctgttccgttccgctaTCGATGCATCGTACCTGGCACTTTTGCAAGAATGGTTACTCTGCTCGCTGCCCAACTTTCTGGCCTTTCCGCAGGTGAACAAATCGGTATGGTGTTTGACCGTCATATTTCTATCCGCTTCATTGAACCAGCATTTGATAAAGCTGCTGCCAGAAGTGCTTTCATTGCCGTCATACCAGCAGCTGAATGAGCGGGAAATCAATAACTTCATACTGTCGGCAAAGGATTTCTACAGCCGCCTCGAGCCAAACAGCAGTCAACGATCGAAGTTTAAAGAAATGTTCCAACAGCACGAATCATTCGTGTTCCAAAGTCTCGTCCGATGTCTGTAG